In one Candidatus Pelagibacter sp. HTCC7211 genomic region, the following are encoded:
- the rplV gene encoding 50S ribosomal protein L22, with amino-acid sequence MNKTKKKNRKKVDTVKSVNNSIRTSVRKLNPILKSIVGKKVDVAIRDLQFSAKRISKDIRKTISSAVANAENNFQYDIDNLVVKEAYCGKKIVMKRFRPRAKGRAAPILKPWSTVTIILSEVKQMESHGSKS; translated from the coding sequence ATGAACAAAACTAAAAAAAAGAATAGAAAAAAAGTTGATACAGTAAAGTCTGTAAACAATAGTATAAGAACTAGTGTTAGAAAACTTAATCCTATTTTAAAAAGTATTGTTGGTAAAAAAGTTGATGTTGCTATTAGAGACCTTCAGTTTTCTGCTAAAAGAATTTCAAAAGATATAAGAAAGACAATAAGCTCAGCTGTAGCAAATGCTGAAAATAACTTTCAGTACGATATCGATAATTTAGTAGTTAAAGAAGCTTATTGTGGCAAAAAGATTGTAATGAAAAGATTTAGACCAAGAGCTAAAGGAAGAGCAGCTCCTATATTAAAGCCATGGTCAACTGTAACTATAATATTATCAGAAGTTAAACAAATGGAGAGTCATGGGTCAAAAAGTTAA